From one Caldithrix abyssi DSM 13497 genomic stretch:
- a CDS encoding APC family permease produces MKPSKKLSLLEVISMAVGTMIGASIFSIFGLGAKIAGQNLPEAFMLSAFYALIVAYSYAILGSKIISNAGPIAFILKGIGDNIITGALSILMWLTYIVSIALFVKGFAGYFLPFFHITVTPVSMAIVEIFVISFFTSLNFFGSKAVGKAEFYIVLIKVSILLIFIFGGFLTINWLRVQPLLDTVHVSGMINASIIFFLSYMGFGLITNASENIKNPERNVPLAIYISIFIVMFIYVFISIVTIGNLPLPDIIKAQENALAVAARPFLGNFGFILISIGALFSISSALNASIFGGANIAYALAKSGELPKSFERKVWFQSTEGLYFTSGLALTAALFLDLGAIASITSTIFTVIYIFVLYSHLKLYKQFGGNRFIIGFNLIVLLIVFGALMNYQWQTNKAAFFISIFAFLGAGLLEYAYRRFTNRKIRHKGIAPS; encoded by the coding sequence ATGAAACCATCTAAAAAGCTCAGTTTATTAGAAGTAATCTCCATGGCGGTGGGTACCATGATCGGCGCCAGTATTTTTTCTATTTTCGGGTTGGGCGCCAAAATTGCCGGACAAAATTTACCGGAAGCTTTCATGCTCTCTGCCTTTTATGCCCTGATCGTTGCCTATTCGTATGCGATTTTAGGGTCTAAAATAATATCCAATGCCGGCCCCATTGCCTTCATTTTGAAAGGCATCGGCGATAACATCATTACGGGCGCATTAAGTATTTTGATGTGGCTGACCTATATCGTATCCATTGCTCTTTTTGTAAAAGGATTTGCCGGTTATTTTTTGCCCTTTTTTCATATAACCGTTACCCCCGTATCCATGGCCATCGTCGAAATTTTTGTAATTTCATTTTTTACGTCTTTAAACTTCTTTGGCAGTAAGGCGGTGGGAAAAGCCGAATTTTACATTGTGCTTATTAAAGTCTCTATTCTGTTAATTTTTATCTTCGGCGGCTTTTTGACTATTAACTGGCTAAGAGTTCAACCCCTGTTAGATACCGTGCATGTTAGCGGAATGATCAATGCTTCAATTATTTTTTTCCTTTCCTACATGGGCTTTGGCTTAATCACCAATGCCTCCGAAAATATTAAAAATCCTGAACGAAATGTTCCGCTGGCTATTTATATCAGCATATTTATTGTCATGTTTATTTATGTTTTCATATCGATTGTAACCATCGGTAACTTACCCCTACCAGACATTATCAAAGCGCAGGAAAACGCCCTGGCCGTGGCTGCCAGACCCTTTTTAGGAAATTTTGGTTTTATTCTCATATCAATCGGAGCATTGTTTTCCATTTCATCCGCATTAAACGCCTCCATCTTCGGTGGGGCTAACATTGCCTATGCGCTGGCCAAAAGCGGTGAGTTGCCTAAAAGTTTTGAGCGCAAGGTATGGTTCCAATCGACGGAAGGTCTATATTTTACTTCTGGCCTTGCCCTTACTGCAGCGCTTTTTCTGGATTTAGGAGCCATTGCTTCCATCACCAGCACCATTTTTACCGTCATTTATATTTTTGTCCTGTATTCCCACTTAAAATTGTACAAGCAATTCGGCGGTAACAGGTTTATCATTGGCTTCAATCTCATCGTTCTGTTGATTGTTTTCGGCGCGCTCATGAACTATCAATGGCAAACCAACAAGGCGGCTTTCTTCATCAGTATTTTCGCATTTTTGGGGGCCGGGTTACTTGAATACGCTTACAGAAGATTTACGAATAGAAAAATTAGGCATAAGGGCATCGCTCCGTCATAG
- a CDS encoding exo-beta-N-acetylmuramidase NamZ domain-containing protein, translating into MVQTGLDVLIAEDFALLKNKKVGLLCNQASIASDFRHAIERFKEAHQKGRFELKALFGPQHGLFGHTQDNMIEWEGYVDHYSGATVYSLYGEHRKPTPQMLENIDVLAVDLQDVGARYYTFIWTMALCMEACAENNVQMVVLDRPNPIGGRQVEGPWLNMDFKSFVGWHPLPVRHGLTIGEVAIYLKERFYPAVQLKVVQLKNWRRSMYFDETGLPWGMPSPNMPTVDTAVVYPGMCLLEATNISEGRGTTRPFEIFGAPWMDHWQFSARMNELGLPGVHFRPLEFQPTFNKYQGEVCRGCFIHVYDRSQFKPFLTTIALLRETIQLYGSFFQWKNPPYEYEYHKMPFDILVGNDWLRPMLEQGAPLSEMEVKWQNERAPHSSEIEEARLYE; encoded by the coding sequence ATGGTACAAACAGGTCTGGATGTTTTAATCGCAGAAGATTTTGCCCTGTTAAAGAATAAAAAAGTGGGATTGCTGTGCAATCAGGCTTCGATTGCTTCCGATTTTCGTCATGCCATCGAGCGCTTTAAAGAGGCCCATCAAAAAGGGCGCTTTGAACTTAAAGCTTTGTTCGGGCCGCAACATGGATTGTTTGGCCATACGCAGGATAACATGATTGAATGGGAAGGTTACGTCGATCATTACAGTGGTGCGACAGTCTATTCCCTGTACGGCGAACATCGTAAACCCACGCCCCAGATGTTGGAAAATATAGATGTGCTGGCGGTTGATTTGCAGGATGTGGGTGCGCGCTATTACACCTTTATCTGGACCATGGCCCTGTGCATGGAAGCCTGCGCAGAAAACAATGTGCAAATGGTCGTGCTGGATCGTCCCAACCCCATTGGCGGTCGGCAGGTGGAGGGCCCCTGGTTAAATATGGATTTTAAGAGCTTTGTGGGCTGGCATCCATTGCCTGTGCGTCACGGATTAACCATTGGTGAAGTTGCCATTTACCTGAAAGAACGATTTTATCCCGCTGTACAATTAAAGGTTGTTCAGCTTAAAAACTGGCGGCGCTCTATGTATTTTGACGAAACCGGTCTGCCCTGGGGTATGCCTTCGCCCAATATGCCCACGGTGGACACGGCCGTTGTTTATCCCGGCATGTGCCTGCTGGAGGCGACCAATATTTCCGAGGGCCGGGGAACGACGCGGCCTTTCGAGATTTTTGGCGCGCCCTGGATGGACCACTGGCAATTTTCTGCAAGGATGAACGAACTTGGTTTGCCGGGCGTACATTTTCGGCCCCTGGAGTTTCAGCCAACGTTTAACAAATATCAGGGAGAGGTTTGCCGCGGCTGCTTTATCCATGTTTACGATCGCTCGCAATTTAAACCATTTTTGACAACCATCGCTCTATTGCGAGAAACCATTCAGTTGTACGGCTCTTTTTTTCAGTGGAAAAACCCTCCTTATGAATACGAGTACCATAAAATGCCGTTTGATATTCTGGTCGGCAACGACTGGTTGCGTCCCATGCTGGAGCAGGGTGCGCCGCTTTCAGAAATGGAAGTTAAATGGCAAAATGAACGGGCGCCCCATTCTTCTGAAATAGAAGAGGCCCGTCTTTATGAATGA
- a CDS encoding efflux RND transporter periplasmic adaptor subunit, whose product MKALKMISIVTVLLALFAACTTTENQQEAENAPAENQIIITAEQFTSSNMELGKITLQYFSERIRATGMIDVPPQYKADVSVYYGGTVKDVRLLAGQSVKKGATLFTLENPDYVQMQQDYLTAKSRLNYLRAEYERQKKLFAENVASQKKYLKAESDYFTVLSDFKALGQKLRLLNIDPENLDYNRVATFTEIKAPIGGYVTQVNITRGQFLSPNEVAVSIVNTEHLHLELKVFEKDITKIKKGQSIRFRLPDNDTDYYEGLVFLVGQAVYSPERTINIHGHLKNEALSSQFIPGMYIEAEILVNEEQYPALPTDAVVNVESGNYILVKKSFTNNQYIFVQEAVKIGKSNDGYTQILNADRFGDAEILIKGAFNLIH is encoded by the coding sequence ATGAAAGCTTTAAAAATGATCTCCATTGTAACGGTACTGTTAGCGCTGTTTGCAGCCTGCACAACTACCGAGAATCAACAAGAAGCAGAAAACGCTCCAGCTGAAAATCAAATTATTATTACTGCCGAACAGTTTACTTCTTCAAATATGGAGCTGGGCAAAATTACGTTGCAATATTTTTCGGAAAGAATCCGGGCCACGGGCATGATTGACGTTCCACCGCAATACAAAGCCGACGTGAGCGTTTACTACGGCGGAACGGTGAAAGATGTGCGCCTGTTAGCAGGACAAAGCGTTAAAAAAGGCGCCACCTTGTTTACGCTGGAAAACCCCGATTATGTGCAAATGCAGCAGGATTATTTAACCGCCAAAAGTCGCTTAAACTACCTGCGCGCAGAGTACGAACGGCAGAAGAAACTGTTTGCAGAAAATGTCGCCTCGCAGAAAAAATATCTGAAAGCCGAATCCGATTACTTTACCGTTCTCTCCGACTTTAAAGCGCTGGGGCAAAAACTGCGCTTGCTGAACATCGATCCGGAAAATCTGGATTACAACAGGGTCGCCACCTTTACCGAGATCAAAGCGCCCATCGGCGGGTATGTTACACAGGTCAATATTACCCGCGGGCAGTTTTTAAGTCCCAACGAGGTGGCTGTCTCCATCGTTAACACAGAGCACCTGCACCTGGAATTAAAGGTTTTTGAAAAGGACATCACCAAAATTAAAAAAGGACAGTCCATCCGCTTTCGTTTACCGGACAACGATACCGACTATTACGAAGGCCTGGTCTTTCTTGTTGGGCAGGCCGTGTATTCGCCTGAACGGACCATCAATATTCACGGCCATTTAAAAAACGAAGCCCTGAGCTCACAATTCATCCCCGGCATGTACATCGAAGCGGAAATTTTAGTGAACGAGGAGCAATATCCGGCGCTGCCTACAGACGCTGTGGTTAATGTAGAAAGTGGAAATTATATTCTGGTCAAAAAATCTTTTACCAACAACCAATACATCTTTGTGCAAGAAGCGGTTAAAATTGGCAAATCCAACGACGGTTACACACAAATTCTTAACGCCGATCGATTTGGCGACGCCGAGATATTGATTAAAGGCGCTTTTAATTTGATCCATTAG